A region of Burkholderia lata DNA encodes the following proteins:
- a CDS encoding putative bifunctional diguanylate cyclase/phosphodiesterase codes for MTVFGCIVHRHNHWLVLLAALLCGGGSWVTARLFQRTVNTAGTQRLGWQVLTAISAGVAIWCTHFIAMLGFDAGAPVHFNLPLTLVSLLIAVGGSTIGFALTTCRIVKVAPALGGAIVGVAIVLMHYTGMLAWRVEGIVSWDLSYLIASVLLAMTLAALALHLAMRPSPHAVNQMAGVLSLAILALHFTGMCALRITPLVLDGSWTDVSELRPLALAVAGTSLVIVCTGLVSYVIDSNVRAESLEHLRRLALSDMLTGLPNRASFNERLDLEIALAQAHGRKLALIGIDLNRFKEINDLRGHHAGDEVLRILARRMTNLLREGEFVARIGGDEFAALCRMDDDTRLMNLLERLEPALYKPVRLDDYEVVPGASFGVAIYPDDATTKAVLINNADLAMYRAKGSIAQSICFYEPAMDLIVRARRSLAADLRRAVADNQLSVHYQVQTSLATGEIRGYEALLRWQHATLGTIPPAEFIPLAEENGVILDIGAWVLREACARAATWEPPYAVAVNVSAVQFMHADLTALVADVLEETRLPASRLQLELTESTIFAGRERALDTLRQIKALGVSIALDDFGTGYSSLDTLRSFPFDRIKLDQSFVADAEAKPQDRAIIRAVLALGKSLGIPILAEGIETRDQLALLADEGCDEAQGFLLGRPAPLNEIVGSGQIALTGGNRVRPPVPASESAVNADLDPDPRG; via the coding sequence GTGACAGTTTTCGGGTGCATCGTTCATCGGCACAACCACTGGCTGGTGTTGCTTGCCGCATTGTTGTGCGGGGGCGGCTCGTGGGTCACCGCGCGCCTGTTCCAGCGCACGGTGAACACCGCCGGCACGCAGCGGCTCGGCTGGCAGGTGCTGACCGCCATTTCGGCCGGCGTGGCGATCTGGTGCACGCACTTCATCGCGATGCTCGGCTTCGACGCCGGCGCGCCCGTGCACTTCAACCTGCCGCTCACGCTCGTGTCGCTGCTCATCGCGGTCGGCGGCAGCACGATCGGCTTCGCGCTGACGACCTGTCGCATCGTCAAGGTTGCGCCCGCGCTCGGCGGCGCGATCGTCGGCGTGGCGATCGTGCTGATGCACTACACCGGCATGCTCGCGTGGCGGGTCGAAGGGATCGTGTCGTGGGACCTGAGCTACCTGATCGCGTCGGTGCTCCTCGCGATGACCCTCGCCGCGCTCGCGCTGCACCTCGCGATGCGGCCGTCGCCGCACGCCGTCAACCAGATGGCCGGCGTGCTGTCGCTCGCGATCCTCGCGTTGCATTTCACCGGGATGTGCGCGCTGCGCATCACGCCGCTGGTGCTCGACGGTTCATGGACCGACGTGAGCGAGCTGCGTCCGCTGGCGCTGGCGGTCGCGGGCACGTCGCTCGTGATCGTCTGCACGGGGCTCGTGAGCTATGTGATCGACAGCAACGTGCGGGCCGAATCGCTCGAACACCTGCGCCGGCTGGCGCTGAGCGACATGCTGACCGGCCTGCCCAACCGGGCCAGCTTCAACGAGCGGCTCGACCTCGAAATCGCGCTGGCGCAAGCGCACGGCAGGAAGCTCGCGCTGATCGGCATCGACCTGAACCGCTTCAAGGAAATCAACGACCTGCGCGGCCACCACGCCGGCGACGAGGTGCTGCGCATCCTTGCGCGCCGCATGACGAACCTGCTGCGCGAAGGCGAATTCGTCGCCCGCATCGGCGGCGACGAATTCGCGGCGCTCTGCCGGATGGACGACGACACGCGCCTGATGAACCTGCTCGAGCGGCTCGAGCCGGCACTCTACAAGCCGGTCAGGCTGGACGACTACGAGGTCGTGCCGGGCGCGAGCTTCGGTGTTGCGATCTACCCGGACGACGCCACCACCAAGGCCGTCCTCATCAACAACGCGGACCTCGCGATGTACCGCGCCAAGGGCAGCATCGCGCAATCGATCTGCTTCTACGAGCCGGCGATGGACCTGATCGTCCGCGCGCGCCGCAGCCTCGCGGCCGACCTGCGCCGCGCGGTGGCCGACAACCAGTTGAGCGTCCACTACCAGGTGCAGACTTCGCTCGCGACCGGCGAGATCCGCGGCTACGAGGCGCTGCTGCGCTGGCAGCATGCGACGCTCGGCACGATTCCGCCCGCCGAGTTCATTCCGCTGGCCGAGGAAAACGGCGTGATCCTGGACATCGGCGCGTGGGTGCTGCGCGAGGCATGCGCGCGGGCGGCCACGTGGGAGCCGCCCTATGCGGTCGCGGTGAACGTATCGGCCGTGCAGTTCATGCACGCGGACCTGACAGCGCTCGTGGCCGACGTGCTCGAAGAAACCCGCCTGCCGGCGTCGCGCCTGCAGCTGGAGCTGACCGAATCGACGATCTTCGCGGGCCGCGAGCGCGCGCTGGACACGCTGCGGCAGATCAAGGCGCTGGGCGTGAGCATCGCGCTCGACGATTTCGGTACCGGCTATTCGTCGCTCGACACGCTGCGCTCGTTCCCGTTCGACCGCATCAAGCTCGACCAGTCGTTCGTCGCGGACGCGGAAGCGAAACCGCAGGATCGCGCGATCATCCGCGCCGTGCTCGCGCTCGGCAAGAGCCTGGGCATTCCGATCCTGGCCGAAGGCATCGAGACACGCGACCAGCTGGCGCTGCTGGCCGACGAAGGTTGCGACGAAGCGCAGGGCTTCCTGCTCGGCAGGCCTGCGCCCCTCAACGAGATCGTCGGCAGCGGGCAGATTGCGCTGACCGGCGGCAACCGCGTCCGCCCGCCGGTTCCCGCGTCCGAATCGGCCGTCAACGCCGATCTCGACCCGGACCCGCGCGGGTAA
- a CDS encoding SDR family NAD(P)-dependent oxidoreductase — protein MIESNPAASSIKGTTMTNGTAIVTGGAGTLGLAISRSLRDDGWSVIILDRQEALANFSPPDGMRADALDVTDFDACRRYFAKLTELSVLVNNAGMARLSLVRDISLEDWNQVLDLNLTAPLVLTQLATDLLVRSGHGAIVNIASIAGIRAGFGRVAYGASKAGIIQLTRQTALEYAALGVRCNAVAPGPVNSNMLREQLSKADFDEYLDDIPFNRMAEPEEVGDAVAYLASKRSRYITGQCLAVDGGFLAAGAGIKKAHKLVE, from the coding sequence ATGATCGAATCCAACCCGGCCGCTTCATCCATCAAAGGAACAACCATGACGAATGGAACCGCAATCGTGACCGGCGGAGCCGGCACGCTTGGCCTGGCGATCTCCCGGAGCCTCCGCGACGACGGCTGGAGCGTCATCATTCTCGACCGGCAAGAAGCGCTGGCGAATTTTTCACCGCCCGACGGCATGCGTGCGGACGCGCTGGACGTCACCGACTTCGATGCTTGCCGCCGTTACTTCGCAAAGCTGACTGAACTGTCGGTGCTGGTCAACAACGCCGGAATGGCCAGGCTTTCCCTGGTCCGCGATATCTCGCTGGAGGACTGGAACCAGGTTCTGGATCTCAACCTGACCGCGCCGTTGGTCTTGACGCAATTGGCAACCGATCTCCTGGTGCGCAGCGGTCATGGCGCGATCGTCAACATCGCATCGATTGCCGGGATTCGAGCCGGATTCGGCCGGGTGGCCTATGGCGCGTCGAAGGCCGGCATCATCCAGCTGACGCGACAAACGGCGCTGGAATACGCCGCACTGGGCGTGCGCTGCAATGCCGTCGCGCCCGGACCGGTCAACAGCAACATGTTGCGTGAGCAGCTTTCGAAGGCGGATTTCGACGAATACCTCGACGACATCCCCTTCAATCGCATGGCCGAGCCGGAGGAAGTCGGCGACGCCGTTGCGTATCTTGCTTCGAAAAGGTCCCGATACATCACCGGGCAATGCCTGGCTGTCGACGGCGGATTCCTTGCCGCCGGAGCCGGTATCAAAAAAGCCCACAAATTGGTGGAGTGA
- a CDS encoding TetR/AcrR family transcriptional regulator: MLQKENKRGGSSAKPDAPEINAKAQIKEYKETLIVDAAAKLFYEKGFQRTTIDDIAASLGFTKPFVYTYFTSKHSILERLFDRIYDQVLQSATNFDESSHAHPEQRLRHFVYGYIRKNLEQPQFAAVLLEEEKNLSAEKLEYMRVKQHGFDDQLAQLIAACAEAAGSYIAEPKLAALSISGMVRCLHRWYSPQGRMTIEQVCEELTNISMRIAGVPPEPLSKRSGRTSGASVPRKRAKPA; this comes from the coding sequence ATGCTTCAGAAAGAAAACAAGCGGGGAGGCAGCTCCGCCAAGCCGGATGCACCCGAAATCAATGCGAAGGCGCAGATCAAGGAATACAAGGAAACCCTGATCGTCGATGCCGCCGCCAAGCTGTTCTACGAGAAAGGGTTCCAGCGCACGACGATTGACGATATCGCGGCCTCCCTGGGCTTCACCAAACCCTTCGTCTACACGTACTTCACTTCCAAGCACAGCATCCTGGAGCGGTTGTTCGATCGCATCTACGATCAGGTCCTCCAGTCGGCGACCAACTTCGACGAGTCGTCGCATGCCCACCCGGAGCAACGGCTGAGGCACTTCGTCTACGGATATATCCGCAAGAACCTCGAGCAACCGCAGTTCGCCGCGGTCTTGCTGGAAGAAGAAAAGAACCTCAGCGCCGAAAAGCTCGAATACATGCGCGTCAAGCAGCATGGGTTCGACGATCAGCTTGCCCAGTTGATCGCGGCGTGCGCGGAGGCCGCGGGCAGCTACATCGCGGAGCCCAAGCTCGCCGCACTGTCCATCAGCGGGATGGTTCGCTGCCTGCATCGCTGGTATTCGCCGCAAGGGCGCATGACCATCGAGCAAGTGTGCGAGGAGTTGACGAATATCTCGATGCGCATTGCCGGCGTGCCGCCGGAACCACTATCGAAGCGCAGCGGCAGAACATCGGGGGCAAGCGTGCCGCGCAAACGCGCCAAGCCAGCCTGA
- a CDS encoding class I adenylate-forming enzyme family protein, translated as MTNENFPLLGELPARAAERWPHQEAMVWATGSMDYVELDGRIDKVACGLMRLGVTAGDKVGLLAGNGPEYVVAIFALWRIRAVAVPLNLRYREADLVDVVRRGECTLLIMTGRAGPIDFADLIRRSLAADLEQGNLRTVVIGDGCLPGSVAWPALEGGDYSSAEWRALSDRRAACTASDLALIVFTSGTTGRPKGVMHDHSCVRGVRDRARMWGVKPGETAINYLPMFHLYSLSEVILQCVFGGCRQVIMERFDADAALDAIERESVNIIHGFETHYADLLNRQAERPRNVRSLRFGTLPSGMDTSAAVAVQVQRVFCPTVTGTSLSESWSWMCTCAPDEPEDVRCYSSGRPLPGLEVRLVDPATDKDVPIGTPGEMWFRGYSIMKGYLGDPRATADTIDADGWLHSGDQGVMRADGFLRFTGRYKEMLKVGGENVSPQGVEQALSELVGEILQVAVVGVPHERLVEVPVAYVVLRDGAAITEEAILSACKGKIASFKIPRRAVIVDALPQTASGKIQRGLIRKRAIEELSLRDEPRFFGLSGEGEGHAT; from the coding sequence ATGACGAACGAAAATTTTCCGCTCCTCGGCGAGTTGCCTGCACGGGCGGCCGAACGATGGCCGCATCAGGAAGCCATGGTCTGGGCGACCGGCTCCATGGACTATGTCGAGCTCGACGGCCGGATCGACAAGGTTGCTTGCGGCTTGATGCGGCTGGGGGTGACGGCAGGCGACAAGGTGGGGCTGCTGGCGGGCAACGGTCCCGAATATGTCGTCGCCATCTTTGCGCTATGGCGCATTCGCGCCGTCGCAGTGCCGTTGAATTTGCGCTACCGCGAAGCCGATCTGGTCGACGTGGTGCGTCGTGGCGAGTGCACATTGCTGATCATGACGGGGCGCGCGGGGCCGATCGACTTTGCCGACCTGATTCGGCGCAGCCTGGCGGCGGACCTGGAGCAGGGCAACCTGCGGACCGTGGTGATCGGGGACGGGTGCCTGCCCGGATCGGTGGCATGGCCCGCTCTCGAGGGGGGCGACTATTCCTCCGCCGAGTGGCGGGCACTATCGGATCGCAGGGCCGCATGCACGGCGAGCGATCTGGCGTTGATCGTATTCACATCGGGTACGACTGGCCGCCCCAAGGGTGTGATGCACGATCATAGCTGCGTGCGAGGGGTGCGTGATCGGGCCCGGATGTGGGGCGTGAAGCCCGGCGAGACCGCGATCAACTACCTGCCGATGTTCCATCTCTATTCGCTGAGCGAAGTGATTCTCCAGTGCGTGTTCGGCGGATGTCGTCAGGTCATCATGGAGCGGTTCGACGCGGATGCGGCATTGGATGCCATCGAGCGCGAGTCGGTGAATATCATCCATGGCTTCGAGACGCACTATGCCGACCTGCTGAACCGTCAGGCGGAGCGCCCGAGAAACGTCCGCAGCCTGCGTTTTGGAACATTGCCGTCCGGCATGGACACTTCGGCGGCGGTGGCCGTGCAGGTTCAGCGCGTGTTTTGCCCGACCGTTACCGGCACCAGCCTGTCGGAGTCCTGGAGCTGGATGTGTACCTGTGCCCCCGACGAGCCGGAGGACGTGCGTTGCTATTCGTCCGGGCGGCCGTTACCGGGTCTCGAAGTGCGTTTGGTCGATCCGGCAACCGACAAGGATGTGCCGATCGGGACGCCGGGGGAGATGTGGTTTCGCGGCTATTCGATCATGAAGGGCTACCTGGGCGATCCTCGGGCCACCGCCGATACCATCGACGCCGACGGCTGGCTGCATAGCGGGGATCAGGGCGTGATGCGTGCGGACGGATTTCTTCGCTTCACCGGGCGATACAAGGAAATGCTGAAAGTGGGCGGCGAGAACGTATCTCCGCAAGGCGTGGAACAGGCGCTGAGTGAGCTGGTTGGCGAGATTCTTCAGGTTGCCGTTGTCGGGGTGCCCCATGAACGGCTGGTGGAGGTGCCGGTTGCGTACGTCGTCCTTCGTGACGGCGCTGCGATCACCGAGGAAGCCATCCTGTCCGCGTGCAAGGGGAAGATTGCCAGCTTCAAGATTCCGAGGCGCGCGGTCATCGTGGACGCGTTGCCGCAGACTGCGTCGGGAAAAATCCAGCGCGGACTCATTCGGAAACGTGCGATCGAGGAGCTGTCGCTGCGGGATGAACCGCGGTTTTTCGGCCTGTCCGGTGAAGGTGAAGGGCACGCCACCTAA
- a CDS encoding SDR family NAD(P)-dependent oxidoreductase: MNYSLTIRDRVAVVTGAGSGCGRAIATTLAAAGAKVVVTDLNELGAEETVTRIREQGGQAESIVADVSKAADVARLQAFTQDSFGLADLIVNNAGWTPTEPFLENSLAFIEKIIAVNYTSAVLVCQQFLRPLVAAGRDGRVVNISSGAGRIGNAGETVYAGAKGGVNAFTKSLAREMAKHAITVNCIAPGAIDTPLLRLQSERMLQHFNRAIPLRRLGQPQDIANGVMLFAADQSAYLTGQILSVDGGLTMVD, encoded by the coding sequence ATGAACTATTCGTTGACCATTCGGGACCGCGTCGCGGTTGTCACCGGTGCGGGCTCCGGCTGCGGGCGGGCCATTGCCACCACGCTTGCGGCAGCGGGTGCGAAGGTGGTGGTGACTGATCTGAATGAGTTGGGCGCCGAAGAAACGGTGACACGCATTCGCGAGCAAGGCGGGCAAGCGGAAAGCATTGTCGCCGACGTCAGCAAGGCCGCCGACGTCGCGCGATTGCAGGCATTCACGCAGGACAGCTTCGGACTCGCCGATCTGATCGTGAACAACGCCGGGTGGACACCGACCGAGCCATTTCTCGAGAACTCCCTGGCGTTCATCGAGAAAATCATTGCAGTCAATTACACCAGCGCCGTACTGGTGTGCCAGCAGTTTTTGCGCCCCCTGGTTGCAGCCGGCCGAGATGGTCGTGTGGTCAATATCTCCAGCGGGGCGGGGCGCATCGGCAATGCGGGAGAAACCGTGTATGCGGGAGCGAAGGGCGGTGTCAACGCTTTTACCAAGTCGCTTGCCAGGGAGATGGCGAAACATGCCATTACCGTCAATTGCATTGCGCCAGGCGCCATCGATACCCCGTTGCTGCGGTTGCAATCGGAAAGGATGCTCCAGCATTTCAATCGCGCGATCCCGTTGCGGCGCCTTGGACAACCGCAGGACATTGCAAATGGCGTGATGCTCTTTGCCGCCGACCAGTCCGCCTACCTTACCGGCCAGATCCTGAGTGTCGACGGCGGGTTGACCATGGTTGACTGA
- a CDS encoding crotonase/enoyl-CoA hydratase family protein, translating into MSDELLVEYRNGIQILTINRLEARNACTKAIAEAIAAELDTLERRDDLRAAIITGAGGAFCSGMDLKGFLKGERPSIPGRGFAGITEAPPGKPLIAAVEGYALAGGFEVVLASDLVVASETARFGLPETKRGLVAAAGGLLRIQHQLPERIALELVLTGDMLDAKRAFEYGLVNRLTPPGDALAVAIELAGKIAANGPLAVAASKRVMRASRDWSTAEMFVRQREITDPVFASRDAREGAAAFAEKRVPQWEGR; encoded by the coding sequence ATGAGCGATGAATTGCTCGTTGAATATCGGAACGGTATTCAGATTCTCACGATCAATCGTCTGGAAGCACGCAATGCGTGCACGAAGGCGATAGCGGAAGCCATTGCGGCCGAACTCGACACGCTCGAGCGCCGCGACGATCTGCGGGCCGCGATCATCACAGGCGCCGGAGGGGCATTCTGTTCCGGCATGGATCTCAAGGGGTTCCTGAAAGGCGAGCGGCCGAGCATTCCCGGGCGCGGTTTCGCGGGTATCACCGAGGCGCCGCCCGGCAAACCGCTGATCGCGGCCGTCGAGGGCTATGCGCTGGCCGGCGGCTTCGAGGTCGTGCTGGCGTCCGACCTGGTGGTCGCATCGGAAACCGCCCGGTTCGGGTTGCCCGAGACAAAGCGTGGGCTCGTGGCGGCTGCCGGCGGATTGCTGCGCATCCAGCATCAGTTGCCGGAACGCATCGCGCTCGAACTCGTATTGACCGGCGACATGCTCGATGCGAAGCGTGCGTTCGAATATGGGCTCGTCAACCGGCTGACGCCGCCCGGCGACGCGTTGGCCGTGGCCATCGAGCTTGCGGGCAAGATTGCCGCGAACGGGCCCCTTGCGGTTGCGGCGAGCAAACGCGTGATGCGTGCGTCGCGAGACTGGTCGACGGCGGAAATGTTCGTGCGCCAGCGCGAAATCACCGATCCCGTGTTTGCGTCGCGCGACGCCCGTGAAGGCGCGGCCGCATTTGCTGAAAAGCGGGTGCCGCAATGGGAGGGGCGATAG
- a CDS encoding SDR family NAD(P)-dependent oxidoreductase, with product MDFAGTVAVVTGGASGLGLASTKRLAGKGAHVVIADLSTSNGAAVADSLGAGVSFVAADVTSADDMTGVFEAARRRGTLRSLVHCAGRGGAVRLVEKDGSPGSLEAFESVVRINLVGTFNVLRLAAAEMARNEPDAGGQRGACVLTASVAAFEGQIGQVPYASSKAGIVGMTLVAARDLASKGIRVCTIAPGLFDTPLLARLPEEVRTSLGRMVPFPPRLGEADEFASLAVHVLENTMLNGETIRLDGAIRMQPR from the coding sequence ATGGATTTTGCAGGAACAGTGGCAGTCGTCACGGGCGGCGCGTCGGGGTTGGGCCTGGCGAGCACGAAGCGGCTGGCCGGGAAGGGCGCACACGTCGTCATCGCCGATCTGTCGACATCGAACGGTGCGGCGGTGGCCGATTCGCTCGGCGCCGGCGTTTCATTCGTCGCGGCCGACGTGACGAGCGCGGACGACATGACCGGCGTGTTCGAGGCGGCACGCCGCCGCGGCACGCTGCGCTCGCTCGTACATTGCGCCGGCCGCGGCGGTGCGGTGCGACTCGTCGAGAAGGACGGCTCGCCGGGCTCGCTGGAGGCTTTCGAGTCGGTCGTTCGCATCAACCTGGTCGGCACCTTCAACGTGCTGCGGCTCGCGGCGGCGGAGATGGCCCGCAACGAGCCGGACGCGGGAGGGCAGCGCGGCGCGTGCGTGCTGACTGCATCGGTCGCGGCATTCGAAGGGCAGATCGGGCAGGTGCCGTATGCATCGTCGAAGGCCGGCATCGTCGGCATGACGCTGGTCGCCGCACGGGATCTCGCCAGCAAGGGGATTCGCGTGTGCACGATCGCGCCGGGGCTGTTCGATACGCCGCTGCTCGCGCGCCTTCCGGAAGAAGTCCGCACGTCGCTGGGCCGCATGGTCCCGTTTCCGCCGCGGCTCGGGGAGGCGGACGAATTTGCATCGCTTGCGGTGCACGTGCTGGAAAACACGATGCTGAACGGCGAAACCATTCGTCTCGACGGCGCGATCCGGATGCAGCCGCGTTGA
- a CDS encoding thiolase family protein yields the protein MRSAVIVDAVRSPMGRTKAGGAFVQLHPADLLSQVIQALVARNDLDPGTVDDVMIGCVSQVGEQSTTPGRVAWLAAGFPAHVPATTIERKCGSSQQAIHFAAQAIMAGVNDIVIAGGVESMSRVPMGSARIDRDPYGARFHARFPQGLVGQGVSADLVAQKWDLSREALDAYSAESHRRAEAARTAGQFAREIVPIDVPGDGGLRRVDTDETIRVGTSVERLASLAPSFENAELAQRFPGIRWNVTAGNASQISDGAAALLVMSEQKAARLGLKPRARIVAFDVCGDDPLMMLTAPIPATERLLKRQGLSVHDIDRFEVNEAFAAVPLAWQKALGADGARLNAAGGAIALGHPLGASGARLMTTMLNSLEASGGRYGLQTMCEAGGMANATLIERL from the coding sequence ATCAGAAGCGCGGTAATCGTAGACGCAGTACGCAGTCCGATGGGGCGTACCAAGGCCGGCGGCGCCTTCGTCCAGCTGCATCCGGCCGACCTGCTTTCGCAGGTGATCCAGGCCCTGGTCGCGCGCAACGATCTCGATCCCGGGACCGTCGACGACGTGATGATCGGCTGCGTGAGCCAGGTCGGCGAGCAATCGACGACACCCGGTCGCGTCGCGTGGCTGGCGGCGGGGTTTCCGGCCCACGTTCCGGCCACGACGATCGAGCGGAAGTGCGGATCGAGCCAGCAGGCGATTCACTTCGCGGCGCAGGCAATCATGGCCGGCGTGAACGACATCGTGATCGCCGGCGGCGTCGAATCGATGAGCCGCGTGCCGATGGGTTCCGCGCGCATCGACCGCGATCCGTACGGTGCCCGCTTTCATGCGCGGTTTCCGCAGGGGCTGGTCGGTCAGGGTGTCAGCGCCGATCTCGTTGCGCAGAAGTGGGATCTGTCACGCGAAGCACTCGACGCGTACTCGGCCGAGTCGCATCGTCGTGCCGAGGCCGCGCGCACGGCCGGCCAGTTCGCCCGCGAGATCGTGCCGATCGACGTACCCGGCGACGGTGGCCTCCGGCGCGTGGATACGGACGAGACGATCCGTGTGGGCACGAGCGTCGAGCGTCTCGCGAGCCTCGCGCCTTCGTTCGAGAACGCCGAGCTGGCGCAACGGTTCCCGGGCATTCGCTGGAACGTGACGGCCGGCAACGCATCGCAGATTTCCGACGGCGCTGCCGCGCTGCTCGTGATGAGCGAGCAGAAGGCGGCGCGGCTCGGGCTCAAGCCGCGTGCGCGGATCGTCGCGTTCGACGTGTGCGGGGACGATCCGCTCATGATGCTGACCGCGCCGATTCCCGCGACCGAACGGCTGCTGAAACGGCAGGGACTGTCGGTGCACGACATCGACCGTTTCGAGGTGAACGAGGCGTTTGCGGCGGTGCCGCTGGCCTGGCAAAAGGCGCTGGGTGCCGATGGTGCGCGACTGAATGCGGCGGGCGGCGCCATTGCGCTCGGGCATCCGCTGGGCGCGTCGGGCGCGAGACTGATGACCACGATGCTCAATTCGCTGGAAGCATCGGGGGGGCGATATGGATTGCAGACGATGTGCGAGGCCGGCGGGATGGCGAACGCGACATTGATCGAACGCTTGTGA
- a CDS encoding acyl-CoA thioesterase → MSAHGSEAMVDELGRTEPAMPTGDATLSQLLTLDPVAPGRWRSRRADPNANGRIFGGQLLGQAMAAALDGVPENRTPTMMQALFLHGALPGEPLEFETSVLQEGKRFSSRRVSAWQPGGRAVLDAQVTCAIPLDAPRHGEPTPVPAGERPESLPSLCDLPDAMFDTVRHLGGYDRDCKPSIEFRIPDPARQLSPHTSGPRFRYWMRAARPLPCDARIHAAAFAYLSDWWLNFSALALHQRAIGTRRLYICSLNHGLWLHRPVQADAWLHVETISPAANAGCGLSIAKIHDAAGDLVASASQQTLMTFTG, encoded by the coding sequence ATGAGCGCGCATGGCAGCGAAGCAATGGTCGACGAGCTCGGGCGGACGGAACCCGCGATGCCAACGGGCGACGCCACGCTCTCGCAACTGCTGACCCTCGATCCCGTCGCACCCGGGCGCTGGCGCAGCCGGCGCGCGGACCCCAACGCCAACGGCCGCATCTTCGGCGGTCAGCTGCTGGGGCAGGCGATGGCGGCCGCGCTCGATGGCGTGCCCGAGAACAGGACGCCGACGATGATGCAGGCGCTGTTTCTGCACGGCGCGTTACCGGGTGAACCCCTCGAGTTCGAGACCTCCGTGCTGCAGGAAGGGAAGCGATTTTCGTCCCGGCGCGTGAGCGCGTGGCAACCCGGCGGCCGTGCCGTGCTGGATGCACAGGTGACGTGCGCGATCCCGCTCGATGCGCCCCGGCACGGCGAGCCGACCCCGGTGCCCGCCGGCGAGCGCCCCGAGTCGCTGCCGTCCCTGTGCGATCTGCCCGATGCGATGTTCGACACGGTCCGGCACCTGGGTGGTTACGACCGGGATTGCAAGCCCTCCATCGAGTTTCGCATTCCCGATCCGGCGCGGCAGTTGTCCCCGCACACGAGCGGCCCACGGTTCCGGTACTGGATGCGCGCGGCCCGGCCTTTGCCTTGCGACGCACGCATTCATGCCGCTGCGTTTGCCTACCTTTCCGACTGGTGGCTCAACTTCAGCGCGCTGGCGTTGCACCAGCGCGCGATCGGCACGCGTCGGCTCTATATCTGCAGCCTCAATCACGGGCTGTGGCTGCACCGGCCGGTGCAGGCGGACGCGTGGCTGCACGTCGAGACGATCAGCCCGGCGGCGAATGCCGGTTGCGGCCTGTCGATCGCGAAGATTCACGATGCGGCCGGCGACCTGGTCGCCTCCGCGTCGCAGCAGACGCTGATGACTTTCACCGGATGA